The segment GGTATCAAAGAGCACCTTAAACGCCGCAGTGTTTTGCTGTACCAGTTGATCGATGAGCAGTGTGTCTTCCAATTGAGTAGTTAATGATGAAGGAGAACAAATTCGGCGAACCGATATGTTCTCCTAAATATAGTGATTATGATTTGTGCTGCCCTTTGTTTCTGTCTTTGTGCTGTTGCATTCTGTCAAATTTCATTTTTTGCTCGTCATCGAGCAGTGACCTGACTTTTACTTTGCTCATGGTCATGTTGATAAATACCTCACCTTTCAAACTACTGATCTGGTCAGCTACCTTTTTAATTTCTTTGCTGTCAGGCATGTCAGAGGTAGTGAGCGTATTCATTCTTGCATCCAGTTCGTTGATTTTGTTTTGTAGCGGCTGATTCTTTTTTGCCATCTCCAAGTGAATCGCTTTGATCTGTGATTGTTGTGCATCGGTCAGATCGAGTGCTTCACTCATCCTATCGATTGGGTTTTTCATTTCATGGCCTCTTTCTTTTTGACCTCCTCTAGGCTCGTGTCTGTCTGCGGGTGATTGTGCCATGATGCTGCCTGCCACTAGACCTAGTGAGAGAGCTGCTGTTAGAATTGTCTTTTTCATCATTTTTCTGTTTTGTTCTTAAATTTTAATCCTTAGATGTCTTACAAAACAGAAACTTGCGCTGACTTGTCAATTATTTTTGCCTGAGCAAAAATGAAGTGTCACCATAGCTGAGGAAGCGGTAATCTTGCTGCAAGGCTTGATTGTATATTTCTCTCCAATCATCTCCGACAAAGGCAGCTACCAATAGTACCAAGGTAGAACTAGGCATGTGAAAATTGGTGAATAAGCCCTCAACCACTCTAAATTCATAACTAGGATAGATGAAAATTTCGGTCTCCCCATGCAAGTTATCGACCTGCTCTTGATCCATTTTGTGTAGAATGGCCTGTATTGAGTCGTGGAGTGAGATACCAGACAATGCTGGGTTGTAGGCTGTGTCTTTAAGGATATGAAAGTTGGAATGGGGGTTTTGGGTCAACATGGTACCATACCAATAGGTGCTCTCTAGGGTGCGCATGGCCGTGGTTCCTACGGCAATGATTGGTCCTGAGCTGTGGAGGATATTCGTCAGATTGTGACGGTGGATGATGATGCGCTCATTGTGCATGTCATGCTCCCGAAAATCTTCGGTTTTGATGGGACGAAAAGTTCCCGCACTGACATGCAGCGTCAGTCGATCTATCGTGTGTCCATGATCTGTCAGAGAATCCAAAGTGGCTTGTGTAAAATGCAGTCCTGCAGTAGGAGCCGCTACAGCGCCTTCTTTCTCAGAGAAGACGGTTTGGTAGCGTTCTTTGTCCGCAGCTATCTCCTCACGGTTGAGATAGGGAGGTAGTGGGACATGACCTGCTGCCTCGATGATGCTCAAAAATTCATCTTCTGTGTTCCAAGCAAATTCCACCAATCCAGCAATGCGATCTATCAGTTTGGCATGGAGTGAAATATGATCAAGCTGTAGATGAATGGAAGTATCTTCTTTCCATTTTTTGAGATTGCCAATCATACATTTCCAAGTACAGCGATTTTTTACTTTCAGTGCTTGTTGGAATTCTGTTTCTGGTGAGTTGGGTTCAGTCAAGAACACTTCTATTTTGGCTCCTGTGTCTTTTTGGAAGTAAAGTCTGGCCGCTATGACCTTGGTATTGTTGAGGAAAATGGTCGAATGAGCCGGGATGTGATCCAGTAGGTTTTTGAAATAATCGTGTTGGATTTTATTTTGCTTGTAGACCAGCAATTTGGACGCATCTCTGTTTTCGAGTGGATGTTTGGCAATCTTTTCGTCTGGCAACTCAAAAAGATATTTCTCCAGCTTTGTATTTTCGTTTGACATGTTCATTTCAACTTCACTGCCAAAATTCTTCTTTTATCCTTATAATCTCATGTGATTCTCCGATTTTATTGTAAAATTAGAGTCAACATATCTCTATGATTTTAGATTTTAAGAAACACACCTTAGACTTCAAATTTGAAGCAGGAACCTCCCGGGGAGTCCTCAAAACCAAAGACGCTTGGATCCTTAGAATGATGGATAAAAGTAATCCAATAATACATGGATATGGTGAGGTCAGTACAATTGAGCGATTAAGTTATGACTACCATTTGGAATTTGAAAAGGAACTGGAGCATCTGGCCAAGGAACTCAAGCATTACCATCTCCCTGCTACAGAAGAGGGGATTTACAAGCTGGTGGTAGAGCTGGTAGAGGTGACCAAACCAGCTCTTAGGTTTGGTTTGGAGACTGCTATGTTAGACCTGTTTCATGGAGGAGGATTCAAGATTTTTGACAATTCATTTTACAATGATCAACAGCCTATTCCGATCAATGGCTTGATTTGGATGGGTGAGGAGGACTTTATGTTGAATCAAATCGAGGAGAAGATCAAGTTGGGATTCAAATGCCTCAAAATGAAAATTGGCGCCATTGATTTTGATACCGAATTGAGGATATTGCAATCGATCAGAGATAGATTTGATGCGGAACAGTTGATTTTGAGGGTTGATGCCAATGGTGCTTTCAAAACACAAGATGTACTTGTCAAGCTAGATACCTTGTCACAGTTTGATCTGCACTCTATCGAGCAGCCCATCATGCCGAGACAGTTTCATGCGATGCAGCTTACTTGCAAGCGCTCTCCTGTGCCTGTCGCTTTGGACGAGGAGTTGATTGGGGTTTTTGATCTGAAAGACAAAAGAGACTTGCTCAAGGGGATCCAGCCACCGTACATTATTCTCAAACCATCTCTTTTGGGTGGATTCAAGGCTACCGCAGAGTGGATTAGATTGGCCGAAGAATTAAAAATTGGATGGTGGATCACCTCTGCATTGGAGAGCAATATTGGACTGAATGCCATTTGTCAGTTCACGGCGCAATATCCAAACCTGTCCTACCAAGGGTTGGGGACGGGACAATTGTATGACAATAATTTTTATTCTCCATTGACCTTAGATGCTGATCGCATTAGCTATCATCCTAACCTGTCGTGGGATCTTTCCCACCTCAAATTTGGGCAGTAGTCTAGTGATCAAGCACATTGATCGAAAAATATTGAAGACAGGTGATTTTTGAAACAGTTTTACCTCAAGTAAAGCGAATAAAGATTCGTTATTACTCTTTTCAAAATTGTCAATTACAATAAGTTTTTGCTGGACTCTGCGGCTTCCTCAGCCAAGAGTTCAGCATTTTTTTTGCCTAGATACAGGTCAATGCCCATGTGTCCGACATAGAGTAGGGGTGTCAGTACGATGGCAATGCTGAATTTATAGATGTAGTTGATTACCCCCACTGCCAAGACTTGCTGGATGGGCCAGTTGCCCCAGAAATAAAAAGCGATGAATAGTACGACAAAACTGTCTATGAATTGCGAAACTAGAGTGCTGCCAGTTGCTCTGAGCCAAATCATTTTTTGCCCCGTGATCTTCCTTAGTTTTTGAAAGACAAACACATCTAAAAGTTGGCCAACGAGAAATGCGAATAAAGAACCCACCATAATCCCCAAACCTTGCTGAAAGATAAGGTTGTAGGCATAATCAATGTTGAACGGATTACCTTTAGCATCTTGATTATTGTAATCTAGCCAAAAGTCGGCAGGCGGGAGAATCGTGATCACGTAGATCAACAGGAATGCAAAGGCGATGAGTCCTACGGTGATAAAACTGATTTTTCTTACCCCTTTTTTGCCGAAATACTCATTGATAATGTCGGTCGTCAGAAAGACTGCTGGCCATAGAATCACTCCAGCGGTGAGGTTGAAGTCTAAGGTCAGTTGTCCAAAAAAGCTGATTTGCGCAGGAGGTATTTGCAGCAGTTTTTCCAAAGAGAAAATCTTCACACCTAAAATTTCAGCGAGTAGGGCATTCATGATGAAGAACCCCGCCAAAACAAGGAAAAGGTTGTTCTTTTTCTCTTGATAGTTTGACGCTGACATCTTACTCTTCTTTGTATTCGTGTCCTTCTAGTGCCAACTCGGTGTTTTCAAAAATGCTTTTAGATTCAGCCAGCATTGGGAGCAATTCCTTGTAGCGAGTAGAAAAATGTCCAATCAGCAGTCTTTTTACCTCCGCTTTTAGTGCAATAGTTGCTGCGTCCAGAGTAGTCGAGTGGAAGGTCTGGGCTGCTCGCTCTTTCATATCCTCCATGAAGGTTGCCTCATGATAGAGAATGTCTACATTTTTGATGTAGGGCAGGATGTTTTCATCATACTTGGTGTCCGAGCAAAAAGCATAAGACCTGCTCTCTGCTGGAGGTAAGGTGAGTTCATCGTTTTGGTAAGAAATTTTGGTGCGCTCGTCAAATATATCTTCTCCATTCTTGAGCTGAATGATCTTGGAAGGCGGGAGATCAAATGTCAGCCTGCGTTTGTCAATTCTGCGTTTTTTTGGTCTTTCTCTGAATACAAACCCCGAACAAGGAATGCGATGATTGAGAGGGAAAGAGTGTACGGTCAGGTTCTGGTTCTCAAACAACAGCTGATGGCGACCATACTCCCACTCAGTGAGGTTGATTTGATAGTTGAGGTGAGTTTGAGAATGTTTTAAATTGATAGAGATGATTTCCTTGAGCCCTGGAGGGCCGTAGATATTCAAGTCTTTTTTCCTCCCATAGAGATGGAGAGACGATATCAGTCCAATCAGACCATAATAGTGATCTCCATGTAGATGGCTGATAAAAATATGATCAATTTTTTGCGCCTTGACTTTGTTTTTTTTGAGTTGTAGCTGCGTGCCTTCGCCACAGTCGATCAAAAATGGAATCTGCATCATCGTGAGCAATTGCGACGTTTGGTTCCTGTTGTGTGCAGGAACAGATGCATTGGATCCGAGTATTATGACGCTAAATGGCAAATGAAATGATCAAAATGAGATGATGGTGATTAAGACTCCTCTTCGAATCCGCGCTCTAGTTCGTTCATGAATACTAGGTCGACAGCTTCTTCTACTGTAGGTAGGATTTCTAGCACCTTGTCTAGTTGAGATATTTTGATGAGTTTCATCGCATGATCTGATACACCACTTAGGATAAATGAGCCACCAGCGTCGTTGAATACTCGGTTGCCTACCAATAGTGCGCTGAGCCCTGATGAGTCGATGTACTTGACGTCAGAGAGGTCGACGATCATATTGCCCACACCTTGACCTTGAAAAGCCAAAAACTCAGTTTTTAATTCTGCTGAAATCGTAGAGTCAAGTTTTTCTTCGTTGAACTTGATGATGTTGTATTTTTCTTGTCTGTCTAGTGTGAATTTCATAGTGTCTTTTTCTCCTCTTCTTATTGTAAAGTAATCGATTTCTCGATGTTTTCTTTGATTCTATTGTAAATA is part of the Reichenbachiella agarivorans genome and harbors:
- a CDS encoding Spy/CpxP family protein refolding chaperone; protein product: MMKKTILTAALSLGLVAGSIMAQSPADRHEPRGGQKERGHEMKNPIDRMSEALDLTDAQQSQIKAIHLEMAKKNQPLQNKINELDARMNTLTTSDMPDSKEIKKVADQISSLKGEVFINMTMSKVKVRSLLDDEQKMKFDRMQQHKDRNKGQHKS
- a CDS encoding S-adenosylmethionine:tRNA ribosyltransferase-isomerase, whose amino-acid sequence is MSNENTKLEKYLFELPDEKIAKHPLENRDASKLLVYKQNKIQHDYFKNLLDHIPAHSTIFLNNTKVIAARLYFQKDTGAKIEVFLTEPNSPETEFQQALKVKNRCTWKCMIGNLKKWKEDTSIHLQLDHISLHAKLIDRIAGLVEFAWNTEDEFLSIIEAAGHVPLPPYLNREEIAADKERYQTVFSEKEGAVAAPTAGLHFTQATLDSLTDHGHTIDRLTLHVSAGTFRPIKTEDFREHDMHNERIIIHRHNLTNILHSSGPIIAVGTTAMRTLESTYWYGTMLTQNPHSNFHILKDTAYNPALSGISLHDSIQAILHKMDQEQVDNLHGETEIFIYPSYEFRVVEGLFTNFHMPSSTLVLLVAAFVGDDWREIYNQALQQDYRFLSYGDTSFLLRQK
- a CDS encoding STAS domain-containing protein translates to MKFTLDRQEKYNIIKFNEEKLDSTISAELKTEFLAFQGQGVGNMIVDLSDVKYIDSSGLSALLVGNRVFNDAGGSFILSGVSDHAMKLIKISQLDKVLEILPTVEEAVDLVFMNELERGFEEES
- a CDS encoding queuosine precursor transporter yields the protein MSASNYQEKKNNLFLVLAGFFIMNALLAEILGVKIFSLEKLLQIPPAQISFFGQLTLDFNLTAGVILWPAVFLTTDIINEYFGKKGVRKISFITVGLIAFAFLLIYVITILPPADFWLDYNNQDAKGNPFNIDYAYNLIFQQGLGIMVGSLFAFLVGQLLDVFVFQKLRKITGQKMIWLRATGSTLVSQFIDSFVVLFIAFYFWGNWPIQQVLAVGVINYIYKFSIAIVLTPLLYVGHMGIDLYLGKKNAELLAEEAAESSKNLL
- a CDS encoding o-succinylbenzoate synthase: MILDFKKHTLDFKFEAGTSRGVLKTKDAWILRMMDKSNPIIHGYGEVSTIERLSYDYHLEFEKELEHLAKELKHYHLPATEEGIYKLVVELVEVTKPALRFGLETAMLDLFHGGGFKIFDNSFYNDQQPIPINGLIWMGEEDFMLNQIEEKIKLGFKCLKMKIGAIDFDTELRILQSIRDRFDAEQLILRVDANGAFKTQDVLVKLDTLSQFDLHSIEQPIMPRQFHAMQLTCKRSPVPVALDEELIGVFDLKDKRDLLKGIQPPYIILKPSLLGGFKATAEWIRLAEELKIGWWITSALESNIGLNAICQFTAQYPNLSYQGLGTGQLYDNNFYSPLTLDADRISYHPNLSWDLSHLKFGQ
- a CDS encoding ribonuclease Z, giving the protein MPFSVIILGSNASVPAHNRNQTSQLLTMMQIPFLIDCGEGTQLQLKKNKVKAQKIDHIFISHLHGDHYYGLIGLISSLHLYGRKKDLNIYGPPGLKEIISINLKHSQTHLNYQINLTEWEYGRHQLLFENQNLTVHSFPLNHRIPCSGFVFRERPKKRRIDKRRLTFDLPPSKIIQLKNGEDIFDERTKISYQNDELTLPPAESRSYAFCSDTKYDENILPYIKNVDILYHEATFMEDMKERAAQTFHSTTLDAATIALKAEVKRLLIGHFSTRYKELLPMLAESKSIFENTELALEGHEYKEE